In a genomic window of Streptomyces noursei ATCC 11455:
- a CDS encoding TetR/AcrR family transcriptional regulator, with amino-acid sequence MGRPKQFDPDAAVEQAMQVFWRKGYAATTPQDLVDALGIGKGSLYNAFGSKHALFERALVRYRDGQAQALIDLLERSGPVKDRLRDALRLLVELDLGDPDRRGCLAVNTAAERAMTDEAATELVRRMFDRTEGAFRALIEEGQRAGEVASDRDARAIGSQLLATAVGLRLLARVAEGPDRLSRVIEATIDSL; translated from the coding sequence ATGGGAAGGCCGAAGCAGTTCGATCCGGACGCCGCCGTCGAGCAGGCCATGCAGGTGTTCTGGCGCAAGGGGTACGCCGCCACGACGCCGCAGGACCTCGTCGACGCGCTCGGTATCGGCAAGGGCAGTCTCTACAACGCGTTCGGCAGCAAACACGCGCTGTTCGAGCGGGCGTTGGTGCGCTACCGGGACGGCCAGGCGCAGGCCCTGATCGACCTGCTGGAGCGGTCCGGGCCGGTGAAGGACCGGCTGCGCGACGCGTTGCGCCTTCTCGTGGAGCTGGACCTCGGTGATCCGGACCGACGTGGCTGTCTGGCCGTCAACACCGCGGCGGAGCGCGCGATGACCGACGAGGCCGCGACCGAGCTGGTCCGCCGGATGTTCGACCGGACCGAGGGTGCGTTCCGTGCGCTGATCGAGGAGGGGCAACGGGCGGGTGAGGTCGCGTCCGACCGCGACGCCCGGGCGATCGGGAGCCAGTTGTTGGCGACCGCCGTCGGCCTCCGGCTGCTGGCCCGGGTCGCCGAGGGGCCGGACCGGCTCTCCAGGGTGATCGAAGCGACCATCGACTCCCTCTGA